A genomic region of Sylvia atricapilla isolate bSylAtr1 chromosome 19, bSylAtr1.pri, whole genome shotgun sequence contains the following coding sequences:
- the GPR21 gene encoding probable G-protein coupled receptor 21 encodes MNSSLVGNQSGRPFCLLAISYLETINFCLLEVVIIVFLMVLIISGNIIVIFVFHCAPLLNHHTTSYFIQTMAYADLLVGVSCLVPSLSLLHYPIVLSESLVCQIFGYVVSVLKSVSMASLACISIDRYIAITKPLTYNTLVTPWRLRICILTIWLYSCLVFLPSFRWGKPGYHGDVFQWCASSWNTDPYFTLFIVVMLYAPAAFIVCFTYFNIFRICQQHTKEINERRVRFSSQEGEAGEAQPCPDKRYAMVLFRITSVFYILWLPYIIYFLLESSNVYSNRVASFLTTWLAISNSFCNCVIYSLSNSVFQKGLKRLSGAICASCARQRVAKDSSTSRSKRSSNGCHV; translated from the coding sequence ATGAACTCCTCTTTGGTTGGCAACCAGAGTGGCCGGCCCTTCTGTCTCCTGGCCATTAGCTATTTGGAGACCATCAATTTTTGCCTCCTGGAAGTGGTTATTATTGTGTTCCTCATGGTGCTGATTATTTCGGGCAACATTATCGTGATATTTGTCTTTCACTGTGCACCTCTGCTGAACCACCACACCACCAGCTACTTCATCCAGACTATGGCGTATGCTGACCTCCTGGTGGGCGTGAGCTGTCTGGTGCCTTCTTTGTCTCTGCTGCACTACCCTATTGTTTTGAGTGAGTCCTTGGTTTGCCAAATCTTTGGTTACGTGGTGTCGGTGCTGAAGAGCGTCTCCATGGCCTCCCTGGCCTGCATCAGCATTGACAGATACATTGCCATCACCAAGCCCCTGACCTACAACACGCTGGTTACCCCGTGGAGGCTGCGAATCTGCATATTGACCATTTGGCTCTACTCCTGCCTGGTCTTCTTACCCTCCTTTCGCTGGGGAAAGCCTGGATATCACGGGGACGTGTTCCAGTGGTGCGCCAGTTCCTGGAACACCGATCCCTATTTCACCCTCTTCATCGTGGTGATGCTCTACGCCCCGGCCGCTTTCATCGTCTGCTTCACCTACTTCAACATCTTCCgcatctgccagcagcacaccAAGGAGATCAACGAGCGGCGGGTGCGCTTCAGCTCGCAGGAAGGGGAGGCTGGGgaggcccagccctgcccggacAAGCGCTACGCCATGGTCCTCTTCCGCATCACCAGTGTCTTCTACATCCTCTGGTTGCCCTACATCATCTATTTCCTGCTGGAGAGCTCCAACGTCTATAGCAACCGCGTCGCGTCCTTCTTGACCACTTGGCTTGCCATTAGCAACAGTTTCTGCAACTGTGTCATTTACAGTCTCTCCAACAGTGTCTTTCAGAAGGGGCTGAAGCGTCTCTCGGGGGCCATCTGTGCCTCCTGTGCTAGACAGAGGGTAGCTAAGGACTCCTCTACCTCTAGGAGCAAAAGATCTTCCAATGGATGTCATGTCTAG